The DNA sequence TGCCAAGGCGTGCGGGTTCACACGTCGGCCAACAGGCATGTCGGGAGACTCATTGCGCAGCGGCGGCCGTGCTTGTTAGGGGGAACGACAATGGCGGCAGGCGGCACCACACGGCGCTAACTGTGATCGCGGTTGGCGCGGGCCACCATTCGACCGACCTGTTCGTTCGTGTTGATCGCGACGACATCGACACCTGGGTGTCGTGTTGGGAACACCCTGAATACCTCATCTGCAAAGGCTTGGCCAATTGCCGGAACATCGGCGAAGTCCAGGATGACAGTTCTGAATCGATCGAACCGACCCATCAGCCGCTTGGCTTGTGACCTTGAAACAAGCTGGTCATCGGCATATTGCATGAGCTTGACTGGCACGACCGTCCTGTCGAAACGGAAGTCCTCGGTGTCGGTCGTGTACTCATCGAAGACCTCACGCAACTCGGTCTGCGACGTGTGACGCATTGTCATGGCAACCGAGGTCCCTGCCCACTCAGCTTCCTGGTCGAGTATCCAGTCCTGGTCGGTACGAGCGTCATGGTCGAAGAACACTCCCCGCGACAGTATGCGAAAGTGGTCGCACGCTCTCGACGAGAAAAAGACCCCCTCGCCTGTGTGGTTGTCTGGATCGGTCGTGACCTTCCCCTTCGACAGTTCG is a window from the Acidimicrobiia bacterium genome containing:
- a CDS encoding DUF4325 domain-containing protein; its protein translation is MAQDFAADPNAVRQFVIEAVEAGQRGLAERVAEAFGVSRPTAYNYLRALLEEGVITRLSPDRYELTAIQHAFHHEVAGLAEDVVWSSEIAPTLKCLPPNVLNILQYATTEMINNVIDHSGSPDVRIAVEATAAETTITVVDHGVGIFRKIASALDLEDDRQAVLELSKGKVTTDPDNHTGEGVFFSSRACDHFRILSRGVFFDHDARTDQDWILDQEAEWAGTSVAMTMRHTSQTELREVFDEYTTDTEDFRFDRTVVPVKLMQYADDQLVSRSQAKRLMGRFDRFRTVILDFADVPAIGQAFADEVFRVFPTRHPGVDVVAINTNEQVGRMVARANRDHS